One genomic region from Alosa alosa isolate M-15738 ecotype Scorff River chromosome 12, AALO_Geno_1.1, whole genome shotgun sequence encodes:
- the LOC125304793 gene encoding lymphotoxin-alpha has translation MLSDVSTEVISTDSVTDLRQEEMVITLLRHYQTMRRQETRLRLATGFMILMGLAAVFFFHYQKRNSASEAGIAAQNEPSAQAQHDARQKKKPSFYLTPDKNQTKNMKPMQWLNHTTTQAVQSIWIPTNGIYFVFLQMSHRIPDTDFCAKMAKKGTYLTASVVRTREAYPEPDTLFISKDSIPCTYPNFRSVYAGHLINLMANDKLEVMVDTSSELIDWFIKKGVVFGGYLINRLKD, from the exons ATGCTGTCCGACGTTTCCACCGAAGTCATTTCTACAGACTCGGTGACCGACCTGAGACAAGAGGAGATGGTCATAACCCTGTTAAGACACTATCAGACCATGAGGCGACAGGAGACGCGGTTACGTCTTGCCACGGGGTTCATGATACTCATGGGCTTAgcagctgtttttttcttccattATCAGAAACGTAACAGTGCGAGTGAG gCTGGCATTGCTGCCCAGAATG AACCTTCTGCTCAAGCACAACATGATGCCCGGCAGAAGAAAAAGCCTTCCTTTTACCTGACTC CTGATAAGAACCAAACCAAGAACATGAAACCCATGCAGTGGCTgaaccacaccaccacccaggcTGTCCAATCTATTTGGATTCCGACAAATGGCATATATTTTGTGTTCCTGCAAATGTCTCATCGGATCCCAGATACTGACTTCtgtgcaaaaatggcaaaaaaaggGACATACCTGACTGCTAGTGTCGTTAGGACCAGAGAGGCCTACCCAGAGCCTGACACCTTGTTCATCTCAAAGGACAGCATCCCCTGTACCTACCCAAACTTCAGAAGTGTTTACGCTGGCCACTTAATCAACTTGATGGCTAACGATAAGTTGGAGGTCATGGTCGACACATCTTCTGAGCTGATTGACTGGTTTATTAAGAAAGGGGTGGTTTTTGGTGGTTATCTAATAAATAGACTAAAGGACTga